In the Ramlibacter tataouinensis TTB310 genome, one interval contains:
- a CDS encoding thiamine pyrophosphate-dependent dehydrogenase E1 component subunit alpha, translated as MARIRAFENAAEIASQGGVSAYGSSAGAGARVRGPLHLSTGQEAVPAGVCAHLRTDDYLTSTHRGHGHTLAKGADLARMMAELFGKASGSNAGKGGSMHIADFSVGMLGANGVVAAGLPIAVGAAHAQKLQGRDAITACFFGDGAINRGPFLESLNWAQVYGLPLLFVCEDNRWSATTASGPMTAGEGASARADSLGIAGEQVDGNDVLAVDEAAGRLVREVRARRQPRLLHAITYRVKGHVSVDAAAYRDPRELQQALQADPLARARSRFLAQGGDAAVLDAIDREAQEEVARALAAADAAPWPAPEAAFTDVQTTGAGLWR; from the coding sequence GCAGCGGAGATCGCCAGCCAGGGCGGGGTCAGCGCCTACGGCAGCTCGGCGGGCGCCGGCGCCCGGGTCCGCGGCCCGCTCCACCTGTCCACGGGCCAGGAGGCGGTGCCCGCCGGCGTCTGTGCCCACCTGCGTACCGACGACTACCTGACCTCCACCCACCGCGGCCACGGCCACACGCTGGCCAAGGGCGCCGACCTGGCGCGCATGATGGCCGAGCTGTTCGGCAAGGCCAGCGGGTCCAACGCCGGCAAGGGCGGCTCCATGCACATCGCCGATTTCTCGGTGGGCATGCTGGGCGCCAACGGCGTGGTGGCGGCGGGCCTGCCCATCGCGGTGGGCGCGGCCCATGCGCAGAAGCTGCAGGGGCGCGACGCGATCACCGCCTGCTTCTTCGGCGACGGCGCCATCAACCGCGGGCCCTTCCTGGAGTCGCTCAACTGGGCGCAGGTGTACGGCCTGCCCCTGCTGTTCGTGTGCGAGGACAACCGCTGGAGCGCCACCACGGCCAGCGGCCCGATGACGGCCGGGGAGGGCGCCTCGGCCCGCGCCGACAGCCTGGGCATCGCCGGCGAGCAGGTGGACGGCAACGACGTGCTCGCGGTTGACGAGGCGGCCGGCCGCCTGGTGCGGGAGGTCCGGGCCCGGCGGCAACCGCGGCTGCTGCACGCCATCACCTACCGCGTGAAGGGCCACGTGTCCGTCGACGCCGCGGCCTACCGCGACCCGCGCGAGCTGCAGCAGGCGCTGCAGGCCGACCCCCTCGCCCGCGCCCGCAGCCGCTTCCTGGCGCAGGGCGGCGACGCGGCCGTGCTGGACGCGATCGACCGCGAGGCGCAAGAGGAGGTGGCCCGGGCGCTGGCGGCGGCCGACGCCGCGCCCTGGCCGGCGCCGGAGGCCGCGTTCACCGACGTGCAGACCACGGGGGCCGGGCTGTGGCGGTGA
- a CDS encoding TRAP transporter small permease, whose translation MTQNRETGTPQADQLQTGDEPDEATVVPLKIEDWLTVVVMALLALITFANVLVRYFTSQSFAWTEEISVFLMIVLTLVAGSAAVARNRQIRIEYFSDNGPAWRQRALARFGALTVFVLFALIAVLSARVVWDDIRFGETSPGIGVPQWWYTVWLPVMSVAIALRALGLFIRRGRRP comes from the coding sequence ATGACGCAGAACCGGGAGACGGGCACCCCGCAGGCGGATCAGCTGCAAACGGGCGACGAGCCGGACGAGGCCACGGTCGTCCCGCTGAAGATCGAGGACTGGCTGACGGTGGTGGTGATGGCCCTGCTGGCGCTGATCACCTTCGCCAACGTGCTGGTGCGCTACTTCACCAGCCAGTCCTTCGCCTGGACCGAGGAGATCTCGGTCTTCCTCATGATCGTGCTGACCCTGGTCGCGGGCTCCGCGGCGGTGGCGCGCAACCGGCAGATCCGCATCGAGTACTTCTCGGACAACGGCCCCGCCTGGCGTCAGCGCGCGCTGGCGCGCTTCGGCGCCCTGACGGTGTTCGTGCTGTTCGCGCTGATCGCCGTGCTGAGCGCGCGGGTGGTGTGGGACGACATCCGCTTCGGCGAGACCTCGCCCGGCATCGGCGTGCCCCAGTGGTGGTACACGGTGTGGCTGCCCGTCATGTCGGTGGCGATCGCCTTGCGGGCCCTGGGCCTGTTCATCCGCCGGGGTCGCCGGCCGTGA
- a CDS encoding TRAP transporter large permease encodes MIATLLFAAFLGLLFIGVPIGAALGLAGAVCIALANADVQWWGLLAVPQNFYAGLAKYPLLAVPMFVLVGSIFDRSGVASRLVNFAVSIVGRGPGMLPLVAIAVAMFLGGISGSGPANAAAVGAVMIAAMSRAGYPPAYSASVVGAAAATDILIPPSIAFIIYSVLVPGASVPALFAAGMVPGVMAGLALMVPAVWLARRHGMGAQEAGMPRPPFWRSLREAAWGLFAPVLILGGMRAGWFTPTEAAVVAVFYGLFVGMAVHRTIKVRDLFVILRESGELSAVILLVVSLAGIFAYSLSTLGVIDPVTRAIVGSGLGEYGVLALLILMLVTFGMFLDGVSIFLIFVPLLLPIMRHYQWDPVWFGVILTLKVALGQFTPPLAVNLMVSCRIAKVPMESTVRWVGWMLVSMALVMAAVIAFPQTALWLPRTLGY; translated from the coding sequence GTGATCGCGACCCTGCTGTTCGCCGCCTTCCTCGGGCTGCTGTTCATCGGCGTGCCCATCGGCGCGGCGCTCGGCCTGGCCGGGGCGGTGTGCATCGCGCTGGCCAATGCCGACGTGCAGTGGTGGGGGCTGCTGGCCGTGCCGCAGAACTTCTACGCCGGGCTGGCCAAGTACCCGCTGCTGGCGGTGCCCATGTTCGTGCTGGTCGGCTCCATTTTCGACCGCTCGGGCGTCGCCTCGCGCCTGGTGAATTTCGCCGTGTCCATCGTCGGCCGCGGCCCGGGCATGCTGCCGCTGGTGGCCATCGCGGTCGCGATGTTCCTGGGCGGCATCTCGGGCTCCGGCCCGGCCAACGCGGCCGCGGTGGGCGCCGTGATGATCGCGGCCATGAGCCGGGCGGGCTACCCGCCGGCCTACTCGGCCAGCGTGGTGGGCGCGGCCGCCGCCACCGACATCCTGATCCCGCCGTCCATCGCCTTCATCATCTACTCGGTGCTGGTGCCCGGCGCCTCGGTGCCGGCGCTGTTCGCGGCGGGCATGGTGCCCGGCGTGATGGCCGGGCTGGCGCTGATGGTCCCCGCGGTGTGGCTGGCCCGCCGCCACGGCATGGGCGCGCAGGAGGCCGGCATGCCGCGGCCGCCCTTCTGGCGCAGCCTGCGCGAGGCGGCCTGGGGCCTGTTCGCGCCGGTGCTGATCCTGGGCGGCATGCGCGCCGGCTGGTTCACGCCGACCGAGGCCGCCGTGGTGGCGGTGTTCTACGGCCTGTTCGTGGGGATGGCGGTGCACCGGACCATCAAGGTGCGCGACCTGTTCGTCATCCTGCGCGAGTCGGGCGAGCTGTCGGCCGTGATCCTGCTGGTGGTGTCGCTGGCCGGCATCTTCGCGTACTCGCTGTCCACCCTGGGCGTGATCGACCCGGTGACGCGCGCCATCGTCGGCTCCGGCCTGGGCGAGTACGGCGTGCTGGCGCTGCTCATCCTGATGCTGGTCACCTTCGGCATGTTCCTGGACGGCGTGTCGATCTTCCTCATCTTCGTGCCGCTGCTGCTGCCCATCATGCGCCACTACCAGTGGGACCCGGTCTGGTTCGGCGTCATCCTCACCCTCAAGGTGGCGCTCGGCCAGTTCACCCCGCCGCTGGCCGTGAACCTGATGGTCTCGTGCCGCATCGCCAAGGTGCCGATGGAATCCACCGTCCGCTGGGTCGGCTGGATGCTGGTCTCGATGGCGCTGGTGATGGCGGCCGTGATCGCCTTCCCCCAGACGGCGCTGTGGCTGCCGCGCACCCTGGGCTACTGA
- a CDS encoding alpha-ketoacid dehydrogenase subunit beta: protein MAVMSYAQAAALALAHAMEADPRVVVLGEDIGRGGIFGQYQGLQQRFGTDRVIDTPISEATILGAGVGMALAGLRPVVEMRVVDFALCAMDEIVNQAAKNRFMFGGQGRVPLVMRMPVGIWDSSAAQHSQSLESWFAHVPGLVVVCPATPQDNYSLLRAALDCGDPVVYLEHKTLWGLQGEVDVQAREQLGSARTVRPGRHLTLVSWSRQVHACAQACEALAAQGIAAELIDLRSIWPWDRAAVLASCARTGHLLVVHEAVQAAGFGAEIAAAAAEATGCRVRRLGAPRIPVGYSPVLEAQARIQAADIAAAARGMLEQTR from the coding sequence GTGGCGGTGATGAGCTACGCGCAGGCGGCGGCGCTGGCGCTCGCGCACGCCATGGAAGCCGACCCCCGCGTCGTGGTGCTGGGCGAGGACATCGGCCGCGGTGGCATCTTCGGCCAGTACCAGGGCCTGCAGCAGCGCTTCGGTACGGACCGGGTGATCGACACGCCGATCAGCGAGGCCACCATCCTGGGCGCCGGGGTCGGCATGGCCCTGGCCGGCCTGCGGCCGGTGGTCGAGATGCGCGTCGTCGACTTCGCCCTGTGTGCCATGGACGAGATCGTCAACCAGGCGGCCAAGAACCGCTTCATGTTCGGCGGCCAGGGCCGGGTGCCGCTGGTGATGCGCATGCCGGTGGGCATCTGGGATTCGTCGGCCGCGCAGCACTCGCAGTCGCTGGAGAGCTGGTTCGCCCACGTGCCGGGGCTGGTGGTGGTCTGCCCCGCCACCCCGCAGGACAACTACTCGCTGCTGCGCGCGGCGCTGGACTGCGGCGACCCGGTGGTCTACCTGGAGCACAAGACCCTGTGGGGGCTGCAGGGCGAGGTCGACGTGCAGGCCCGCGAGCAGCTGGGCAGCGCGCGCACGGTGCGCCCGGGCCGGCACCTCACTCTCGTCAGCTGGAGCCGCCAGGTCCATGCCTGCGCCCAGGCCTGCGAGGCGCTCGCCGCCCAGGGCATAGCCGCGGAGCTGATCGACCTGCGCAGCATCTGGCCCTGGGACCGGGCCGCGGTGCTGGCGTCCTGCGCGCGGACCGGCCACCTGCTGGTGGTCCACGAGGCGGTGCAGGCGGCCGGCTTCGGCGCCGAGATCGCCGCCGCCGCGGCCGAGGCGACCGGCTGCCGCGTCAGGCGCCTGGGCGCGCCGCGCATCCCGGTGGGCTACTCGCCCGTGCTGGAGGCGCAGGCGCGCATCCAGGCCGCCGACATCGCAGCCGCCGCACGAGGCATGCTGGAGCAGACGCGATGA
- a CDS encoding DctP family TRAP transporter solute-binding subunit: protein MTFRRTLLGLALAATAVAGATFGTGAIAQAAYKPEYKVSLVLGPPTPWGMAGQIWADLVKERTQGRINMKLYPGVSLVQGDQTREFSSLRQGVIDMAVGSTINWSPQIKELNLFSMPFLMPDYAAVDALTQGEVGKRMFEIVDRAGAVPLAWGENGFRELTNSKKPIKSPQDLKGMKIRVVGSPLFSDTFNALGANPTQMSWADAQPALSSGAVDGQENPMFLFTVLKMHTVGQKFVTTWGYVADPLIFVVNKDVWASWTLADQAIVRQAAVDAGKQEIALARKGLVEADKPLLKEVAAMGVTVTSLTPAEREAFVKATRPVYDKWKNTVGADLVNTAEKAIAARKK, encoded by the coding sequence ATGACATTCCGTCGAACCCTGCTGGGCCTGGCCCTCGCCGCCACCGCCGTTGCCGGCGCCACCTTCGGCACCGGCGCCATCGCCCAGGCCGCCTACAAGCCCGAGTACAAGGTCTCGCTGGTGCTGGGGCCGCCCACGCCCTGGGGCATGGCCGGCCAGATCTGGGCCGACCTGGTGAAGGAGCGCACCCAAGGGCGCATCAACATGAAGCTCTACCCCGGCGTGTCGCTGGTGCAGGGCGACCAGACCCGGGAGTTCAGCTCGCTGCGCCAGGGCGTGATCGACATGGCGGTCGGCTCCACCATCAACTGGTCGCCGCAGATCAAGGAGCTGAACCTGTTCTCCATGCCCTTCCTGATGCCCGACTACGCGGCGGTCGACGCGCTCACGCAGGGCGAGGTCGGCAAGCGCATGTTCGAGATCGTGGACCGGGCCGGCGCGGTGCCGCTGGCCTGGGGCGAGAACGGCTTCCGCGAGCTCACCAACAGCAAGAAGCCGATCAAGTCGCCGCAGGACCTCAAGGGGATGAAGATCCGCGTGGTCGGCTCGCCTTTGTTCTCCGACACGTTCAACGCGCTGGGCGCCAACCCGACCCAGATGAGCTGGGCCGATGCGCAGCCGGCGCTGTCCAGCGGCGCGGTGGACGGCCAGGAGAACCCGATGTTCCTGTTCACCGTGCTGAAGATGCACACCGTGGGCCAGAAGTTCGTGACCACCTGGGGCTACGTGGCCGACCCGCTGATCTTCGTGGTGAACAAGGACGTGTGGGCGTCCTGGACGCTGGCCGACCAGGCCATCGTGCGGCAGGCGGCGGTGGACGCCGGCAAGCAGGAGATCGCGCTGGCCCGCAAGGGCCTGGTGGAGGCCGACAAGCCGCTGCTGAAGGAAGTGGCCGCCATGGGCGTGACCGTGACCAGCCTGACGCCGGCCGAGCGCGAGGCCTTCGTCAAGGCCACCCGGCCGGTCTACGACAAGTGGAAGAACACCGTGGGCGCCGACCTGGTGAACACGGCCGAGAAGGCGATCGCGGCGCGCAAGAAGTAA